From Candidatus Cloacimonadota bacterium, a single genomic window includes:
- a CDS encoding helix-turn-helix domain-containing protein encodes MAIKFSQKVVEENHESLGGYLRAHRMFKGIDLDEVHERTMIKIQFLEAIENDTLHELIDIRFARMYILNYTRFIGANINKAMTLYAKQYDLEEKKKSVPLQKKKQTSKKVLIPRIFFKISALVIIVAILFMVGLHLQKKGVLHRNLFEDKNALLTQQNGTDILNSSGELEQTETQKYSYKKEDLYKKYILKGKDVPWHVFPEYVKNR; translated from the coding sequence ATGGCAATTAAATTTTCGCAGAAGGTTGTTGAAGAAAACCATGAAAGTCTCGGGGGATACCTGAGAGCCCACCGTATGTTCAAAGGCATCGATCTGGATGAGGTCCATGAACGCACGATGATCAAGATACAATTCCTGGAAGCTATTGAGAATGACACACTTCATGAACTGATCGATATCAGGTTTGCCCGAATGTATATTCTGAATTATACCCGTTTCATCGGTGCGAATATTAACAAAGCAATGACGCTTTATGCCAAGCAATATGATCTCGAAGAAAAGAAGAAAAGTGTTCCTTTGCAAAAGAAGAAGCAGACGTCAAAAAAAGTACTCATACCCAGGATCTTTTTTAAGATATCAGCCCTCGTGATCATTGTTGCCATCCTTTTCATGGTCGGGCTTCATCTTCAGAAAAAGGGTGTATTGCACAGGAATCTATTTGAGGATAAAAATGCTTTGCTTACCCAGCAGAATGGAACAGATATCCTCAACAGTTCCGGTGAACTCGAACAGACCGAAACTCAGAAATACTCATATAAAAAAGAAGACCTTTATAAAAAATATATTCTCAAAGGGAAGGATGTACCCTGGCACGTGTTCCCCGAGTATGTGAAGAATCGATAG